The DNA region CGATGAGGCTGAGGCCCGAGGAGAACGGGGCCTCCATTATAGGGAACATAACAATAGAGGAGGTCAACCGCAAGGGCGAGAGAAAGAAAATCAATTGCCGGGACGACGTCGGGGATGGAGGGTATGGAATTCCATACAATGTCGAGAAGGAGAAGCTTAAGTTTCTCGATTGGGACGCAAAGTTCGTGATAGCGATAGAGTGCGGCGGCATGTTCGACAGACTCGCGGAAAACGGTTTCGACGAGAAGGAGAGCGCCATCCTCGTCCACCTCAAAGGGCAGCCGGCGCGCTGCACACGGAGGCTGATCAAGAGGCTGAACGAGGAGTGCGGTCTGCCTGTTGTGGTCTTCACAGACGGCGACCCCTGGTCCTTCCGCATATTCGCCTCGGTCGCCTACGGCGCCATCAAAACAGCACACATCTCCGAGTTTCTGGCGACCCCAGAGGCCCAATTCGTCGGCGTAACCCCATCGGACATCGTGAACTACGAACTCCCATCAGATAAGCTCAACGACCAGGACATCAGGGCCCTCAAGGCCGAGCTGACCGACCCACGGTTCAAGGGGCAGGTACTTGCGCGCAAGGCGGACGGCCGGGAGGTCATGTGGGAGGACGAGATAAAGCTCCAGCTCGAGCTCAACAAGAAGTCCGAGCAGCAGGCACTCGCCAAGTACGGCCTGAATTTCGTCACCGACAACTACCTCCCCGAAAAGCTCAGCGAGATTGGAATCATCTAGGCGGTGCGGGGTCGAGAGAAACTTGACTGCACTGCACAGCGCCCCCCACTGTTTCGGCCCCTCTACTCCCGCTTCTCTGTCTCTTTCTCGAGCTCGACTTTGTACTCCATAACCACCTTTGGTTTAACGGAGTTAACCACCGCGCTGTGCTTTTGCGCGAGCTCAAGGCAGCGCTCCGCTTTAGCGATGTCCTCATCGGAGGCTACCACGACGCGAGGGTGAATCACCACCCTTTTAAAGGCAATCCGGGGCAGCGTTCTGTCCATGATTCCATTGCAATTGCATTCGAAGGCCCTGAGCCCGACCTGCTCCTTCTCGGCGAAACGGAGAAAGGCGAGCGTGAAGCTCATGTTGACTGAGGCCACAAACGAGTCCTCGGGTGTGAGCGCACCGGTCTCGCCCTGAAACTCGGGAGACGCAGAGAAAACTCCTTTGAAGCCATTGCCACACGCGACCTTCCCCTTTCGTCCCTCGGTCCATGTCACCTTGGAGCTGTAGACATACAAACCGGCCCCGCCCCCGAAACCCTATCATCTGGACGGTTTTTAAAGAATTCGTTGCCGGTCGTCGTTCCCGGTCCCACGCCCCTCCGGCAGGTTTGGAACCCCCTGAGGCCTCCTGAGACCACCCCCGGGGTGGCCTAATCCCTGCGCCTCTGGATTTTCCAGAAAAGCAGGATGGCCCACACCCCAATCACTAAAAGAACTGCCGCCGCAGCCCAAACAAATACACCATATGCAGGGGGCGGGGGAATATACTCCCCAGACCTCACAACCACAACCCATAGCTCACCGGTGGTCAAGAGCCCCGATGAATCCCGGGCCTCCACTACGACCTTCATCCTTCCCCGGAAGGGGGTGTTGTGCGCCTCTATCATCAGATAATTTGAAAAAACGACCGAGACACTCACCCCGGTGGCCGGTGAGGGCGTAAGGAGCTCGTAGGTCAGGTTGGAAGCCGGTGTGTGGTCGTCCTTAAACAGAGGGGTCAGGTTTAAAAAGGTGGGGCTGGGGGAAGCGGCGTCGACCTTCAGCTCTGGGTGTCTCCTGAATTCTGGTGCATTGTTTGTCTGATAGTGGATCGAAAGATTGAAAAGGAGTAATCCTCCCCCCTTCGCACCCAATCGAACCGGCGCACAGAAATCGCCCCGGAGGGGTTGCGTGGCCAAGAGAGACCGGAGGGCCTCCGTCAGCTCCACCCTCACTGCAAACTCATATGTGATGGACAGCTCACGGAGCCTGACGATACCGGGAGAGGAGTGGAGCACTAGTTCCACCTCGACAGCCTCGTCGCCCCCACCGACACTGTCAAGCCGGGTTTGGAAAGCATTCTCGAGCCCCGTAAGAATCACACGCCCCAGCGGACCCGCAGAGCTCCACTCGGGCTCTCCATCCCCCCCAACGTCGACCGTCACGCCCTCCGGGTAGTCTCCCGTCCATCGATAAGCGATGCCTACCCCTTTCGCTGCGCCAAAAAGGGTTCGGGTGGTTTCTTCCCAAATGAGGTTCCGGCCGCCTGTTATGTAAGAGCTACCGAAGTAGGCGGGCTCGCTGAAGGGCTCCGGTCTGAATGCCGCATCAAGGGCGATTATTTGGCTGCTGTAACCAAGCGCCAGAAAAGTCCTTCCTGCAGAACAATCGCGCACAACGGCAACGACGTCCAGATTGGAGAGGGGGAAGCCCTCTCCCGCATGAACATAGGTTGCGCTGCCCATGCCGGGTGAGAATACGGTCAGGCCTCCGATGCACTCTCCGGAGCCCGGAGAGTAAGCGCCATGGCCGATGATGAGCCTGCCCCGCTCGTCGAGGCACATTGAGGTTACTTCCGTATTCAATAGGGCCGGGACGGAGGCAGGTGAGTAGAGGTGGGTACGCCCGGAGGACAGGTTGATTGCATAGAGACCCCCTCCCTCCCTGCGGCAGCCTGCGAAAAGGGTTCCCGAGGAGGGGTTGAGGAGGAGGGAACTCAGAAAAGGGGTGGGGGTCTCGATGCCTGTGAACTCGCCTTTCACCAGCTCTAACTCGAAGAGGCCGGAGGCTGTGTGCTCGCCGGCCACACCGATGAATACTCTCTCTTTAAAGGGGTCCAGCGCCACTGCCGTGGGCCGGCAGTCCCAATACTCGGGCAGGAGTTCCATGAAGTAACTCCTACTGCTCAGGGGAGCTCCGGCTGCACCAAGTTCGAGCAACGTTACCCTGAGTTTAAAGAACCTCCAGTGGCCGTAATCCTTATCGAATTTCCAGCCGTCCATAGAGCCCACAGCAAGGCGGCCGGAGACAAGCTGCATGACCTTTACTGAGCCGCAATCTAGGAGCCATTTCGGCTCCCCAGTGGTCCTATTGATGGCAACCAAACCCTGAGGGGTCCCGAGGATAAGGCTGTCGTTCAAGGGAACCAAGCACTCCAATCGCCTTGCGGCTCCTGCCCAACTTTCATTAAGAAAAACGCGGCTGGCTTTCCCAGCCCTCAGCTCAAAGAGCCACAGGCCGGTGCTTTCGCCATAGATGAGCATCTTGCCGCCCCCTCCATCCATGGCCCAAGAGGTGGGCTTATCCCCTTCGGGGAGCGCTATAAGGTGGCGTATCCAGCTCTCCTCGGCGAGGTCGCACTCAGTCACTGCAATACCTGAGCTGGAGGGGCTAAGCCCGGCAACTCTTCCTCCTTCCAAGACGAGGCCTAGGGAGGCCCCGGTGTCGCGGAATGGGCTGAATTCCGACTGGGCCCAGCTCAGGGAATCAATCTCGAGGACTGGCGCGGCCGGCTGGGTTCGGCCGGAATATGACGAGCTCATGGCAACCAAAAGCCTATTAGTCTCGGGAAGGAGAACCATCGAGAGCGGCTGGTCTGAGTTAGAAGACTGGTAGCTATGGGAGCGAACATCTCCTCTGTCCAGCTGGACGAGCGAGACGGCCCACCATCCCCTTTGGAGAGTGGAGGCCACGAAAGCGGTCCGTGTGGAGGGGTCATAGTCAAGTGCCGCAGGAAAGCCCGGCATGCTCTGGGAAAGGCCCGTGGGCTCCACAATTTCTCCGGTGAGCGTGTTCGCCGCCGCAACCCATCCCGGGCCGGCTCCAACCAACCAGCCGCCCCTCAGGGAAATTATGGTGAGCTCGAGCGCCCTCTGGCCGGTGAAGACTTCCCGTGAGGCACCGGTGGTAAGATTGTATAGCAGAACACCCCCTTTCGGTCGGAAGAAGGCGACCATGTCGCTGAGTGAATCATAATGTGCCTCGATGGGGCCGGAGTCGTTAAATCTAACCTTCCCAACAGGCGACACGGAGCCTGTAGACGGCTCAACGAGCGAAATCGCCATCTCTGGCGTATCGCCGGTCAGAACGATGAAACCACCCCGGCGCGGGCTCCACCCAAGAAGCCTTGGCGTAGGGACCTCGAAATCGTATTCCCACGACCTTACCCACCGCTCCTCCCCCAGAAGCTCCATGGACGCAGAGGTTATGCGCGCACCTCTCGGAAGGAGGATGGAAACGCGGCCGGTCGTGCCGGTCTCGGACGGAAAAGCACAAACAGCCTCGGCCTTTCCATCGATAAACTCCACCTGCCTCCCCATCTCACCGCCAATTCCTTCCTCACTGTAGGCCCACTCCACGTTCCCGTCCGCCCCAAGGTCGAGGGTGGGGCGCGAGGGATACTCCCCACCCCTCCCAGGGAGGCCGCGAATCCAGAGGGAGGCTGAGAGGATATGGACACTTCTGGGTAGAGTGATGCAGGCGAGGGCCTCCTCTTGGTACTGAGGAAAATAGATCGTGGCCTCAGCGGACCCGGTTGAGAATGTGGTAACGACCCCGCTACCCGGTCCGCCACTGCCACCTGCAGGAATCGCTTCGAGAAGAGTCAGGGCCACGACGGAGGCGATGGTAATGTAGAGTGGGCCCCCAGCCGCTTTCTTTCCTTTTCCGAATAATAATACTCGCCTCATCCTCCTTTCGCCGGAAATAAAATATAAACACGACCATAATATATTTATGCTGGGCCTCTTCTTTAATGTCGTCGCATCAGCGGCCGGATGATTGAATGCGCCTGAAGGCCGGGGCCTTTGCTCTTCTCCTCATCATCTCCACATCGAGTGCCCCACTTGCAGCAGTGGAACTCGTAGAGCTATCCCAGGGCTCCGGGGCCCGAGCCGGTGATAACTTCGGGGCCGCCTTGGCTGCCGCAGACGTCAACGGTGATGGCGCCGAGGACATATGCGTCGGGGCGCCGGGGAGCGACCTCAGCGGAAACGACGCGGGCGCCGTTTATATTTTCTATGGGCCTGTGTCGGCCTCGCCCAGCGCTCTCTCAGCGGGCTTGGCGGATGTTGTGTTGACCGGGACCATTTCCGGCGCTCTCTTCGGGAGCTCTATCTCGGGAGGCGGGGACATAAACGGCGACTCGGTGGACGACATAGTGATCGGCGCTCCGGGACACATGGGAGAGAGGGGAGCGGCGTTCGTTTTCTTTGGCGGGTCTCTCAGCAATTGTTCCGCTGAGTTCGCCAATGTGACCATTCTTGGCTCGCAGCCTGGCGAGGGAGTGGGCAAGTCGGTCTCGATTCCCGGAGATTTGAACGGTGACGGCCTTGATGATTTTGCCCTTGGAGTGCCAGGTGCATCTTGGTCGGGCGAGGCGAGGGTCTACTTTGGAGGGAGGCTTTCGGGGAGGACTCTCTACCCAGACCTCTGGGAACTTCCCCAGGACTGGCCCCAGCCGCTCGACTTCACCTCCGGGCTTAACTCCACCGGCAATACCTTCACGCTCTCCGGTGACGACGACGGCTGGGACTGGGAGCGGAACATCTACGGGGGAGCCGACCCGAATGTTCTATTCCTCTTACCAGACGGCGCAAACGAGGCCGCGCTGCATTTGCGCCTCGGAGGGGTGTCTTCAGGCGGTGGAGCTGGGAACAACAATGTTCCCGTGAGTGGGGGCTTTGGCATCGAGTTTTTCATCACTGCGGAGATGTGCTCGCAGATTCGGAACGGCTCCACCGCCCTACTCGCCTTCGATTGGGAGATATTAGACGAGGCGGGGTTGGAGGCCTGGGACGGAGAGGTTGCTTGGCTGAAAGCCTGCATCTCCAACGCAACTGGAAGATATCATCTTGGCTCGAGCCTCGACGCAGACAGCCAGCCTCAGGATGACGACAGGCCCGACTCTGTATCCGACAGTACTCCAGAGATTTACTTCTACGACTGGGGGGACGGGATGGACCGGAGGGTTTCGGGCCACTTCTTTTCTGAAGTGACAAAATATTTCTCGGCCCCCGGTTACTACTATCTAGACTTCGGCGCGAAGCTGGGCGACTGGTCACATCCCGCGGAGTACCTGCATGTCCTTTTCGACAACATCACGCTCTTCATCACGCCCCTCCACACACCGGACGCTGTTTTGTACAGCCCTTGCTCCCCCGGCTTCGGAAATCTGGTATCAGGAGGCGGCGACTTCAACGGCGATGGCCTGTGCGACCTCATTGTCGTAGGGGATGACGACAGGGTCTTCGTGTACTACGGAAACCCTATGCTTGGCGAGGTGTATGGACTGAAGTGGGCCAGCATCACACCAACGGCAAAAGCTGCCGGAGACACAACTGGAGAGCCAATAGAGAGCCTCCAGAGCGACGACAATCAGTACTACAGAGTTGGTCAGGGCAGGGTGATGTGGCTCAACGGGTTCAGAACCTCTGGCCTCGAAGGCGTCCTGAACGCCGCTTTCCTCTTCTGCTCGTTCCGCACGAGAACCGGCACATGGTATGAGTACTACAGTGGCGCCAATCCCATCCGACTCGCCCTTCCCACTCGACCACTTACAAACACCAGTCTCCAGCCCTGGTACACCCCAACCGAGTCCCTCCTGGGCCCGCTCGATCTCACCGGAGCGGGTGTGGTCGAAATCAGCGACTTGAGCTCGCTTCAGGTTGAGTTCACCAACAACGATGGAGGTAGCAGGGACGATTGGGTGGAGTTCGATGTGGTGTATGTGGTGCTCGCTTTCTCAGCGTCGCCCAGCGTAACGATATCAGGACCCGCACTCAGCAATATCGGAGCGAGCGCAGCCCCTCTCGGGGATCTTGACAGCGATGGTTACGGGGAGATTGCGTTGGGGGCTCCGAACGCTAGCGAGGGCTGCGGGGCGGTCTATGTATTCGGCGGGGGGCCTGGCCTGAAATCGTTCCTAAACCATACACGTGCCCGCGCAATAATATCAGGCACCGCCTCCAACAGCCGTTTCGGGGAGGCGCTCGCCTCGGGAATGGTCTCTCTCGATGGAGTGAGGGATCTCCTCATCGGGGCACCCGGCGCCCGGTGCGTGTACCTCTTCAACGGTACGCCGGAGCTGAACGACGCTAGGGCAGACCAAGCCGACGCAAGGCTCGAAGCGGGTGGACCGGAAGGCCTTTTTGGCTCCTCCCTTTTCGCGGCAGATATCGATAGTCATGGCTGTGCTGAAGTGCTCGTGGGGGCCCCCGGCGAGGGCGGGAAGGGGAAGGCTTATCTCTTCTCCAATCCCGACGAGAGAACTGTCGGTGAGGCTCTTGAAGTGACCTTCCTCCCTGCAAGGGACCCCATCATTCTGGAGGGCGAGACCCAGGAGTTCTCGTTCAGGGTTCTCAACCCCGTGAGTGAGCTGGGAATCCGCTCCCAGTGGTACCTCGACAGTGCTCTCATTGATGAAGTCCGTGGGAACCGATACAACTACACCTCCACACACACATCCGCCGGCATCCACGAGGTCATGGTAAGAATCTGGGACGGATTCCGCTCAACTTCCCACAATTGGCGCGTCAATGTGCTGGATGTGAACGCGCCCCCCATCGTTAACTGGTGGCCCGCTGGCGATTTCGATATGGCCGAGGGAGAGACGGTCACTCTCGTTGCCAACGCTTTCGACGTGGACAACGATTCGCTGGAGTTCAGGTGGCGGCTGGACGGCGAGGATATTCCACATGGCCTTCCTTTATATCACTACACTCCCGACTTCTCCTCCGCCGGAGAACATCAGGCCAGTTGCACAGTCAGTGACGGCCATGGCCATCTAAGCTCATACATCTGGAATATTTCAGTTCGCAACCTTAACCGGCCCCCCGTAATCGTGCTTGCTCTGCCCGCGGGGGAGAGCGTTTCGGTATATGAAGGCGAGGAACTCGCTTTTTCGATTCAGTGCTTGGATCCGGACGGAGATGCCCTGAGCTTGATGTGGTATTATTGCGGGGCTCTGGTAGCCGTGAACACTTATGATTTTACGTTGCGGCCGGATTATAGGTCTGCCGGGACGAAGGAGGTGAGGGCCGCAGTCTCTGATGGTGAGGCCACGACCACCCGCTGCTGGAGCGTGAGCGTGATTGATGTGAACGCACCGCCCGTGGTCGTGGACTCTCTTCCCCGTGGGGAGCCAAAAGTGAACGCAGGGGAGGCTGTGGACTTCTGGATATCCGCCATTGACCCGGATGGGAATTCGCTGACAGTCTCTTGGCTCGTCGATGGTGAGGCTGCTGGATGGGGCTCATTCTCCCACAGGGTCTTGACATCGAATGAGTCCCCCAGCACACAACTCATTTGCGCCATCGTGAGCGATGGGCAGAACATCGTCTTCAGGAACTGGACCCTGCGCGTGAACCACCCCCCACGGATATCGAGCTGGATACCGGTTGGGGACATGGTCGCTCTTAAGAGGGGGGAGGCGAGGCTGTTCTTTATAACGTCAGTGGATCCAGACGGGGATCTGCTTGAGGTGAGCTGGCAGCTTGACGGGGCACCCGTCACTGGCGCAAAGGGCAACTCCATAAGGCTCGCAGGCGATGGGCTTGAGCCAGCCTTTCATACACTCTCCGTATTTGTCTCTGATGGGGCTCTCGAGGATTTTCATGAGTGGGTGGTCGAGGTCGGGACCGGGCCCCTCCAGCCACCGATTCCCGTTATTGAGCTCAGGCCCCGAGTTCCGCGGGTGGGTCAGGAATTGGTCCTATTCGCGGGAGAAAGCCGGGACGATGGTGAGATAGTAAACTACACTTGGGAGCTTGGGGACGGAACGGTGGGTCATGGACCCGTGCTCGCCCATGTCTACACAGAGGCCGGCACATACACGGTGAGATTGACAATCACCGACAATGAAGGAAACAGGGCAGAGGCTACTGTGGTGGTCGCGGTTCTGCCGGCCATACAACACGGGAGAGGGGACAACGAGTGGAGACCGGTGGCTCTCCTTGTCCTGATGGTGCTGATTCCGCTCCTCGTCATTCTAACGGTAATTGTCCTGCTCCAGAGAAAAATATTGAAGGGGCTGGCGAGCGGGGACGAGCCTGACCAAAAGAAGGCTGATCTGGACGGGGGCGATGGCTGAGAATTCACACGAATAAGTAGTGGAGAGACTGGATGGTGGTAAACCTACAAGTGGAGCGAGCATTGGAGCCATTCTTGAAAAAGCGCTCTGCGGGGGGCCGGATTCGAACCGGCGGCTCCCTACGGAACAGGATCTTAAGTCCTGCGCCATTACCTGGCTCGGCCACCCCCGCACACCAGTATCATTTTCTTCAACAACCTCGATTGTGATAATAAAGATATTGTTTATACAGGCTCCCCTCCCCATCGAGCCTGGTCGTATGAATGGACGTTGCTCGGCCTGGGCCCATGCCTCCGCTCCAGACTTCCAAAACTTAAATACAATGCTCAACAATTGAGGAGAGAGGGCATAGGACATTGATGGAGGCTGGAACTCATGCGCGGCGCATACTTCATTCCTGTGGCCTGTGGGCTTTTCAAGCGAAAGAAAGAGGCGGCGCCCACTACGGAGGAAGGCGAGCTAGAAGAGGCGATTAGGAAAAAGCTGAAGGATGAGCTCAGGGCACGCGAGGACGTAGTCCGCGAGAGGGAAACCGCCCTAAAGCAGAAAGAGGAGGAGTTGAGCAAGAAGGAGGCGGAACTTGCCCTGAAGCTCCAGGAGCTAGCGGGGCGCGAGGCGAAATTGGAGGCCCGGGCCAAGGAACTCGAGCAAGCAAAGGTTGCCAAGGCGCCCGCTGCTCCCCCCGTCCCTCCTCCTCAGACCCAGGAGTTCCCCCCAGACTTCGACGACCCCGCGCTCCAATCCGAGCTCATCGCCAGAATAGAGAAGAGGCTCGAGAGCGCCAGAGAGAAATACAGGCAGCTGGTCGCCCAGGAGGAGAAGAGGGCGGAGTACAGGGCAAGAATCGAGGGCTACAGGGCCCGGGGGCTTTCTGTGGACAGGCTCGAGGCCGTTATTGGTGAGAGCCTCGACGACATTCAGATGGCTTTCGAGTGCTACGAAAATGATTTGGCGCATCTGGCCACGCTCGCACAGAGATGCGACCAGCTGGACAAGGTGTTTGCAGCCGAGGCCGAGGCCCTCAAGGCCCGCTGCAATGACCCCGATGCAATCCCTGAAATCGAGGCTGGGATTGTGGAGTTAGAGGCTCGGGCGGCGGCGAAGCGAGATGAGCTGCTCGCCAGAATCAAGAAATGGGCGGAGCAGGGCTTCTCTGTGGCCCGCTTCCAGACGATTACTGACCAGAGCCTCGCTGCGCTGGAGCAGGCAGTTATGCACTATGAGGAAGACATTGAGGTGCTCAGAATGTTCGGCGAGAGGCTTGCCTCTATCGATCCTGTGTTCGTAGAGGAGATCAATAATATTCGCTCGATGCTCAACGACCCGGACAGGATACCGGACATCGAGGCCCAGCTTCTACAAGTGGAGCAGAAGATGAATATGAAGAAGCAGGAGTTCGTGAACAAGCTGGCCGGATACAAGGCGGAGGGCTGGGTGACGGATGCTTTAGACGCTGTGATGACTTCGGACATTGCGACCATAGAAAAGGCCTTCATGCAGTTCGAGGAGGATATGAAGAAACTCGCGGTTCTCGCCGAGAGAACCTTTAAACTGGACCGCTTCTTCACCCCCCAGATAACTGCTATAACGGACAACCTCCGTAACCCTGCCCGTATTGCCGATATTGAGGCCAAAATTCAGGCCATTGAGGAGGAAACGGAGCGCAGGAGGGCCGATTTCAGGATAAGAATCGACACACTCCGGGCCGAAGGTTATGACACCTCCCCACTTGAGGAGGCGATGAGCGGAGACCTCGAAACAATCTCGAACGCTTTCGCAGAGTACGAAGCTGAGCTTGCCCGACTCAAAGAGCTCCTCCCGCGACTAGTGGCTCTCGAAGCCGAGGGAAGGCACCCGGAAGAGCTTTCCGTTCTAAGGGCCAAATTCAGAAGCCCAGCCGCGCGTAAGGAAGTCGAGAGGGCGCTGGCGGAGCTGGAGGAGAGGGTGAAGGCCGAGAAGCTACGCGAGACGGAGGAGAGAATCAGAAGGGAGAGGGAGGAGGCTGAGAAACGTAGCCGAGAGGAGATGGAGAAGGAGCGGCTGGAAAGGGAGAGACTAGAAAAAGAACGGCTCGAGAGGGAGAGACTGGAAAAGGAGACCGCTCTCGTCAGTGCTGCATCAGCAGTGTCCGCAGAGCCAGTGGCGGCACGCGAAGCTCCAGAGGCCCCGCTCACAATGAGCGCCGGAGCCACCACCGAACTCCCCACACAGGTCGCCACGCCCCCAGTTCCTCCAACCGCCCAGGTGGTTCTGATGCCTCCCTCACCCACACTCGAAGCTGTCGCGAAGGGCTCCGATGAGGAGACCGTGAAAGCTCTGATAACCTCTGCGGAAGCGCTGATAAAGGAACTCGCGGCGGCCAATGTAGAGGCGAACCAGGCGAGTTCTCACCTCAAGCTCGCGCGCGCCTTCTTCAGGAGTAAAAGACTGGACAAAGCCCTTCAATACGCCCAGAAGGCCTATGACAACGCCAAGGCCCTGAAGAAATAGTACTTTCGATGGCCGAGAGCGGCAAGCTATTGAAGGCGCCAATTCGTTTGAAGCAAGAGGGAATTCCCAGAGGCTCATACAGGCTCATACATTATTCGGGAGTCTATGGCCCCGGCCCCCGGTCCTCAAGAATTTCTTTGGGTGCTCCGGCCAGCTCGACCAGCGCCTCCGCCTCCATGAAATGCAGCCTTCCTGGCACCACAATGGTGTGATGCGGGGGACCAAAGCCCTCGTGCCTGAGCCGCTCGATGGACCCTGCCCTGACCACAGGAGTCATCGACCCCGCCCTCGCCACCACGCAGACCAGCCTCTCACCCTTTAGAACGCCTCCACCCTCTCCGGCCTCGAGCGCCAACATGATTTCGAGAGCCTCGTTGGCCGTCATCAGCCGCCCTTTTTCCGCCTGAATATCTAGGAGAACAAGGGTGTGGAGACCCCGGGCGGTGTTCTCTCTTATAACTTCGTATGGGCTTTTCGGAAAGAAGCCCTTCTCCGGGAATGGAAGCGATGTGGTTCTACCGAATTTATAGTGCTGGAGGCCGAGGAGACCCGGGACCGAAGTGTAGACGGAGGAGCCGTGGACAACACTGACCGGTATTCCGGCCCTGTGCGCCCGAATTCTCAGCTCTATGTGGGTGGTAGCCGTGAAGGGGTCACCTACAACAAGGAAACCGACTTCGGCCCTCCTTGCCAGCTCAAGAATTCTGTCCCCTCTCTCCACCTCTTCCCTCACCAGAACATTTATCGGTTTTCCAAGAAGCCTTTCAAGAGATTCGACCGTGGTCCCAGAAAGGGTCGCAGTGTAAAATTCGGCGAAGAGATATTCGCATGCGCGCGCTGCCTCCAGACCTTTCAAGCTTATGTCTTTCTCGTCGAAGAGTCCGAGGCCGATGAAACTCAGTCCCATGCTCTCCCCTCCCTCGGATGCCCTCTCTGGTTATCAATTCTTTCGATTCTGGCGATATTCTTCGGAAAGGATATATCGCCTCTCTCTCATACACTGCGCCGATGGCCCCCGTGAGGTCTTTGTGCCTGCGGGTTCCGAAGAATATGGCCGAAGCGGCAAGGCGGAGCCTAGCCTCTGCAGGCGTGCTCCGTACGGACCTGGTGATAAAGAGGGAGGGGAATCATGTTCTCCTCCCGATTTTGGAGGGGGGAGGAGGGGTTGGAGTAGAAGCCTCACCCCACTGGGAGCTCATTGAAGCTGATTTTGAAATCGCCCGGCGGAGACCTAGCGATTACCGGGAGCTGGTTGATGTGCCTGGCCATCTAAGACGATTTTTGCCAAGGGCGTTCGACGTTATTGGCCGGGTCATTGTTGTAAAAATTCCTGGTGAACTCACCGGTTTCGAAAAGGAGATCGGGAGGGCTCTTCTCGCAGCGCGGCCCGGGTGCGTCTCCGTGGCTCTCGACAAAGGAGTTGGGGGAGAGGAGCGTGTAAGGAGGTTAGAAGTCATTGCGGGCGAGAGCAATCTGGAGACAGTGCATATCGAGCACGGCGCGAGGTTTCTTGTCGACCCTTCCAGGGTCTATTTCTCTCCGAGGCTGGCGACAGAAAGGGCTCGCGTTGCGGGTCTGGTGGCGGAGGGAGATAGCGTCATCGATCTCTTCGCCGGGGTGGGCCCCTTCTCGATCCAGATCGCTAGGCTCTCGAAGCCGTCGGAGGTCCTTGCGGTCGATATCAACCCTATCGCCATAGACTATTTGAAGAAGAACATACGACTCAACAGGGTCTCGACTGTCAGGCCTCTCCTCCTCGACGCACGCAGGGTACCGGGTCTCGTACCGCCGGCGGACAGGGTAATAATGAACCTGCCCCACAGCGCCTTCGATTTTCTGGAGACTGGGCTGGCCCTCCTGAGGCCGGGAGGGGCGATTCATCTGTACATAATAGTCGAGAGGGAAAGAATTCAGGCCGCTCTCGATGGGGT from Thermoplasmata archaeon includes:
- a CDS encoding DNA topoisomerase IV subunit A yields the protein MAKGTDVVASLEELAREVYERLAAAQIPAISLPTRTKGNIRFSEKEQVWKYGSLLTTRSAKTLDGAYMLARTMYSVDFIKRMLSEGKSSTLREMYYISEGWGLAKFHDQDESDRLVEDLEIKTGQMREAMRLRPEENGASIIGNITIEEVNRKGERKKINCRDDVGDGGYGIPYNVEKEKLKFLDWDAKFVIAIECGGMFDRLAENGFDEKESAILVHLKGQPARCTRRLIKRLNEECGLPVVVFTDGDPWSFRIFASVAYGAIKTAHISEFLATPEAQFVGVTPSDIVNYELPSDKLNDQDIRALKAELTDPRFKGQVLARKADGREVMWEDEIKLQLELNKKSEQQALAKYGLNFVTDNYLPEKLSEIGII
- a CDS encoding OsmC family protein, whose protein sequence is MYVYSSKVTWTEGRKGKVACGNGFKGVFSASPEFQGETGALTPEDSFVASVNMSFTLAFLRFAEKEQVGLRAFECNCNGIMDRTLPRIAFKRVVIHPRVVVASDEDIAKAERCLELAQKHSAVVNSVKPKVVMEYKVELEKETEKRE
- a CDS encoding PKD domain-containing protein, with the translated sequence MRLKAGAFALLLIISTSSAPLAAVELVELSQGSGARAGDNFGAALAAADVNGDGAEDICVGAPGSDLSGNDAGAVYIFYGPVSASPSALSAGLADVVLTGTISGALFGSSISGGGDINGDSVDDIVIGAPGHMGERGAAFVFFGGSLSNCSAEFANVTILGSQPGEGVGKSVSIPGDLNGDGLDDFALGVPGASWSGEARVYFGGRLSGRTLYPDLWELPQDWPQPLDFTSGLNSTGNTFTLSGDDDGWDWERNIYGGADPNVLFLLPDGANEAALHLRLGGVSSGGGAGNNNVPVSGGFGIEFFITAEMCSQIRNGSTALLAFDWEILDEAGLEAWDGEVAWLKACISNATGRYHLGSSLDADSQPQDDDRPDSVSDSTPEIYFYDWGDGMDRRVSGHFFSEVTKYFSAPGYYYLDFGAKLGDWSHPAEYLHVLFDNITLFITPLHTPDAVLYSPCSPGFGNLVSGGGDFNGDGLCDLIVVGDDDRVFVYYGNPMLGEVYGLKWASITPTAKAAGDTTGEPIESLQSDDNQYYRVGQGRVMWLNGFRTSGLEGVLNAAFLFCSFRTRTGTWYEYYSGANPIRLALPTRPLTNTSLQPWYTPTESLLGPLDLTGAGVVEISDLSSLQVEFTNNDGGSRDDWVEFDVVYVVLAFSASPSVTISGPALSNIGASAAPLGDLDSDGYGEIALGAPNASEGCGAVYVFGGGPGLKSFLNHTRARAIISGTASNSRFGEALASGMVSLDGVRDLLIGAPGARCVYLFNGTPELNDARADQADARLEAGGPEGLFGSSLFAADIDSHGCAEVLVGAPGEGGKGKAYLFSNPDERTVGEALEVTFLPARDPIILEGETQEFSFRVLNPVSELGIRSQWYLDSALIDEVRGNRYNYTSTHTSAGIHEVMVRIWDGFRSTSHNWRVNVLDVNAPPIVNWWPAGDFDMAEGETVTLVANAFDVDNDSLEFRWRLDGEDIPHGLPLYHYTPDFSSAGEHQASCTVSDGHGHLSSYIWNISVRNLNRPPVIVLALPAGESVSVYEGEELAFSIQCLDPDGDALSLMWYYCGALVAVNTYDFTLRPDYRSAGTKEVRAAVSDGEATTTRCWSVSVIDVNAPPVVVDSLPRGEPKVNAGEAVDFWISAIDPDGNSLTVSWLVDGEAAGWGSFSHRVLTSNESPSTQLICAIVSDGQNIVFRNWTLRVNHPPRISSWIPVGDMVALKRGEARLFFITSVDPDGDLLEVSWQLDGAPVTGAKGNSIRLAGDGLEPAFHTLSVFVSDGALEDFHEWVVEVGTGPLQPPIPVIELRPRVPRVGQELVLFAGESRDDGEIVNYTWELGDGTVGHGPVLAHVYTEAGTYTVRLTITDNEGNRAEATVVVAVLPAIQHGRGDNEWRPVALLVLMVLIPLLVILTVIVLLQRKILKGLASGDEPDQKKADLDGGDG
- the dph5 gene encoding diphthine synthase; this translates as MGLSFIGLGLFDEKDISLKGLEAARACEYLFAEFYTATLSGTTVESLERLLGKPINVLVREEVERGDRILELARRAEVGFLVVGDPFTATTHIELRIRAHRAGIPVSVVHGSSVYTSVPGLLGLQHYKFGRTTSLPFPEKGFFPKSPYEVIRENTARGLHTLVLLDIQAEKGRLMTANEALEIMLALEAGEGGGVLKGERLVCVVARAGSMTPVVRAGSIERLRHEGFGPPHHTIVVPGRLHFMEAEALVELAGAPKEILEDRGPGP